In Drosophila pseudoobscura strain MV-25-SWS-2005 unplaced genomic scaffold, UCI_Dpse_MV25 Unplacedtig00000077, whole genome shotgun sequence, one DNA window encodes the following:
- the LOC117185437 gene encoding uncharacterized protein, whose translation MTVAQWKLVHAQLVEALFSRMEEDPSAPIPTFDGAGWLNGVKILKCNDDPTRQWLVQKVPLLEALWEGTKLEVVDRELIPSIPKAKVLFHIAVQGERALKLLQRQNPDVPTGDWKVLHAGSPLPNEGGQHVILQISKEAEDILYPKFGKMAWGVGSVYLRLKKRHPEDKDAHTLQAGEVEKDLGLESIVEAAQGLGAGRLGGGGER comes from the coding sequence ATGACGGTGGCGCAGTGGAAGTTAGTCCAcgcgcagctcgtcgaggCACTGTTCTCGCGAATGGAGGAGGACCCTAGCGCTCCCATACCCACGTTCGATGGAGCGGGATGGCTGAACGGGGTCAAAATCCTCAAGTGCAACGACGACCCAACGCGGCAGTGGCTGGTGCAGAAGGTGCCCCTACTGGAAGCTCTGTGGGAGGGGACCAAGCTGGAGGTGGTAGACAGGGAGCTGATTCCGTCCATACCAAAGGCGAAGGTGCTCTTCCACATTGCTGTCCAGGGAGAGCGagcactgaagctgctgcagaggcaaaatccggacgtgccaacgggTGACTGGAAGGTTCTGCATGccggtagcccactacccaacgaggggggccagcaCGTGATCCTCCAGATCAGCAAGGAGGCGGAGGACATCCTGtatcccaagttcgggaagatggcgtggggcgtAGGTAGCGTATACCTACGGCtgaaaaagcgccaccccgaGGATAAAGATGCGCACACCCTCCAGGCAGGCGAGGTCGAGAAGGACCTAGGTCTGGAGTCCatagtggaggccgcccagggtctggGCGCTGGACGactcggaggaggaggagaacggTGA